In Gemella haemolysans ATCC 10379, the genomic window TTCATGAAACAAAAAATATAGGAAAGGAAATTTAGAATGAAAGTTTATTATAATGATAGAGGATTCCAACTTGGTAATCTACTATTTCTATTAATGCAAGCACATAAAGATAGATTAGTTGGTATAGAAGAAAGCTACGTATTAAGAACAGGTTATTTTAAATTCGCACAAAATTTCTTTCCGAAAACAGAACGACTATTTGGAAAAGCACAAGGTTGTGAACTTGAACCATTCGGATATTACCAAATATCAGGACAAGACTATGATGCAGAGGTATTGGACTCATTCTGCAGAGAATATCTTCTAGAAAGAACGGAAGAACTATCTAGCCAGTTTGATAATAAAAATATAACTATCGCGATAAGAAGAACAGACTTCTTAGATGGAGATAGAGCAGAGAAATATGGGTATGATGCGGTTAAGTATGTGATTAACTGCTTAGAAATAATCAAAGAAAAAGAAGGCGATATTTCTGATTTAACAATAAGAATAACTTCAGATGACACAACTTGGTGTAAAGAAGAATTAGCTCCGAAACTAAAAACATTATTTAATTTTACAAATGATATAGTAATCGAAGCGCAAGATATTCAAGATAATTTCTTACAATTATACGCAACAGATAAATATTTTATAACACCAAACTCAACTTATGGATACTGGGTAGGATATGTTCTGAGAGTAAGCTCAAGAAACGTTCAAACTTTTGCACCTAACTTCAATACAACACTAATCGAAAATGGACGACAGGTAGCAGACGCAAGAGATTGGATATTGGTTGAAGTGGATAGAAGTATGTATGAAGGAAGAGAATAAAAACAATTAAAATATTCATGACAAAAGCAATACTATTTATTTATTTTGTTGGAATTTGAATAAATAAGAGATGTGCTTTAATTTAAAATTATTGTGGTGTAAGATTGAATTTTATTAATATAAAAGAAATATTATTAGTGAAATATATTTAATTAAGCTATAAAATATAGTGAGTTCTAATGTGAATATTAATAATTAAAATAATTTTTCAAGTTTCAGAACGTATTTTTGTTGTAAAGAATGTTTTCTTTTGATAAAATATATAGTATAAAAGGAGTTGATTTAATGTTAATTGATTTTGAACTGAAAAATTTTTTATCTTTCAAAGATTCAACTATACTATCTATGGAAACAGGAGGACGCTTAACGAAATATTCGAAAGAGAGTACATTTTCTAAATCTAAAGTGTCTCTCTTGAAAAATATCAATATATTTGGAGGAAACGGTGCAGGTAAAAGTAATCTTATGACTGCTCTAAATGTATTGTCTAAAATGATACTAGAACCTACGAAAAATATTGAACAGCCATTACCGTATATGCCATTTAGATTAGATGAGGATAGTATAAATGAGCCTACAAAATTTACGATAAGATTTATTAAACAAGAAAAAATATATGTATATCATATAGAGTATAATTTTACTGATATTATATTGGAGGAGCTTTATATTGGCAAAACAATAGATAAAGAAAAATTATATTTTAGAAGAACAAAAGAAAACAAAAGAGAGATTTTACCACAAAAGCTAAAAAAAATCCGTGAATCTGTTCGAAAAAATAAATTATTACTTTTTGATGGACATGACCAGAATGATAGTGAATGTGTAAATGTATATAAGTGGTTTCATAATAATTTGATTTTTGAATCTTTTAGAAGGAAAGAACAATTTAGAATTTTACTTAACGATTTAAATAAGAAAAACTTATTTTTGAATCTTTTAAATCTTTCTGATTTTAATATTATAGATATTGAAATAATAGAAAAAAACAAAACTCTTTCAGATGAGTTTAAAAGTATTGTGTCAATGATGGCTGAGGAAGATGTAATTCAATTTTCGAAAAAATTTGCTACTACATTGGAGATATATTCTATCTACAAACAGTATAATAGTAAAGGGGAAGTAGTTGGAAAATCAAAAATACCATATGAGATGGAGTCCTCTGGAACTAAGAGATTTATGGCTATTCTACTTATGATGTTACAAAATCATAATAATGACAAAGTGATTGTTATGGATGAATTTGATAATTCGCTTCATTTTTCACTTACAAAGGCATTATTACAAATCATTAACTCTCCTAATAATTTTAATCAATTTATTTTTACTACACATAATTTAAATATCTTAGATCTTGATTTAAGGGTTGATCAAATATA contains:
- a CDS encoding alpha-1,2-fucosyltransferase encodes the protein MKVYYNDRGFQLGNLLFLLMQAHKDRLVGIEESYVLRTGYFKFAQNFFPKTERLFGKAQGCELEPFGYYQISGQDYDAEVLDSFCREYLLERTEELSSQFDNKNITIAIRRTDFLDGDRAEKYGYDAVKYVINCLEIIKEKEGDISDLTIRITSDDTTWCKEELAPKLKTLFNFTNDIVIEAQDIQDNFLQLYATDKYFITPNSTYGYWVGYVLRVSSRNVQTFAPNFNTTLIENGRQVADARDWILVEVDRSMYEGRE
- a CDS encoding AAA family ATPase, with amino-acid sequence MLIDFELKNFLSFKDSTILSMETGGRLTKYSKESTFSKSKVSLLKNINIFGGNGAGKSNLMTALNVLSKMILEPTKNIEQPLPYMPFRLDEDSINEPTKFTIRFIKQEKIYVYHIEYNFTDIILEELYIGKTIDKEKLYFRRTKENKREILPQKLKKIRESVRKNKLLLFDGHDQNDSECVNVYKWFHNNLIFESFRRKEQFRILLNDLNKKNLFLNLLNLSDFNIIDIEIIEKNKTLSDEFKSIVSMMAEEDVIQFSKKFATTLEIYSIYKQYNSKGEVVGKSKIPYEMESSGTKRFMAILLMMLQNHNNDKVIVMDEFDNSLHFSLTKALLQIINSPNNFNQFIFTTHNLNILDLDLRVDQIYLTEKDFLGITELYSLFDFNGINGVARSDIKFIKRYLNGLFGALPNIDFEKIQELYGEVKW